From Brassica rapa cultivar Chiifu-401-42 chromosome A06, CAAS_Brap_v3.01, whole genome shotgun sequence:
CCTCGGTGACAATCTGATCTCATGGTCGTCAAAGCGTCAACAAACAGCATCGAGGTCCAGCGGAGTACAAGGGAATAGCAAATGCAGTTGTTGAGATTTGCTTCTTGTGTAACCCATTGCTTGAGCTACACTGTCCTCTAAGTACATCAACGTTGGTGTTTTGTGAGGACATAAGCTCAGTGTATTTATCAACGTACGAAGCATATTCAGGGAAAAAAATGGCAATGGAACAAGTGAAGGTTCTTCATGTTCCCGCATCTCTACAATATGCTGATATATTCACTAAGAGACTTCCAACATCGCTGTTTATAGACTTTAAATCCATTTTGACCGTCTGCTGTACCAACTATCTTACTACGGGAGGATGAAAGAATATGCTAATATTCTTGCTTGATTTAGTCTTCTCGTATATATTTCTTTTGCATTTATTCTCTCCAGTTTTGGAGATCTCTTAGCTGTAACTTAAATTGGGTCCTCCTATGTACGCTGTAAATCAATGTAGAATACATAAACTTTCACCAACTACAGGAGGCAACCTCCTCTACTCAATACACGAAGCTAACGAGCACCTGATTGCTCCTATTATAACAAGACAAGATAACCTCCAGTGCGACCACCAAGACTTGAACTCCAAGACAGAGTAACCGCTCTTATTTAATCCCTGCATAACGAAAAGAAACCAACACCACAAAAGAAGCAATGCTCTCAAGACAAGAAGctatatatacatgtaaatgtattttttatgtttttaactgaAATAATAAACatcgtttttgttttgttttacaaaGAATGAATggtagaaaaaacaaaaaaagaagacacaAAAACTACAGTTTTGTAGGAAGGGAAGGAGAGAGATTTTTCTCTCATCTCTGGCCGTCATGGCGTTACTTTGACAGCCTCCAAAGACAACACTAAACATATCTGCcggaaacacaaaaaaaaatggggAAACCTCTCTGtctttttttcatcaaaaatcCCAGATTCTCTCATCCGATGGAGAAATTATGTATAGAAATTAATAATCACGTATTGTTGCAATCTACCAGCAGCATTCACACCACTGGTTTTGCTTCTTCTTGGAACCAACTTAAGAACTCTGCAGAACCTTTTTCTTCTTGCTGTATCTGAAAAAAAACATTGGAGACTTCTTCAACAAGATGTTGTATCATCATCATTCatcaaatctctctctctctctcagttcGGTTGCTGCATCTATAAAAAGAACgtcaaaacaaatatcaaatcaTGTTAAAACTAAAAACCCATCTTGAATCACTGCAAAAGTCTAGATTTTGATGAGTGTTCGAAAAAGAGAAGATTGTATCTTTTACCTGTGAAAACAAGTATTCGTCCAACATGGAGATAGAGCAAGGCAAGGAGCTGCTGTTAGAACCAAACCTTGCCTGGTTCGCAGTGTTGTTGTAAGCAGAAGATCCAGGTGGCGGTGCTTCGAAGAATCCATTCATATGGTACTCTCTCTGGTTCATTGGAAAGTTAAAAACCGGAGGAGgatgaggaagaggaagaggcaAGGTTTGGTGATGATTCAGATCGTTCTGCAGACTGGGAATGTATGGGATAACGCTATTATCAGTGAACTGCTGCTGAGTAATTGTTTGTGGTTTCAAATGTCCGTTGGTTAACTCATCAAGAAAGCTTGTTTCTTGACCTGAAATCGTAATCTCTGGAGACTTCCCTGTCCCAAAGTATCCAGGATAGCTCCCAAATGAAGAACTCGCTGAGCACTCAACTTCCCTTTAGAGTAtacacaattatttttttttttggttaagatATGATTCAGAGTTAGAAAGAAAGAAGTGAGAGTTTTTTTTCACTAACCTCTGTGGGATTGAGTTGTGTTCCTCAGTGACAATGTTGGTAGTGTTGGTATTAAGAATCCATGGCATAGATTGAAGCTGTTGTTCCAAAGGAATCTGAATCCCATCTTGCAACTGAAAGTTTTATAAGTCAGAGATTTGAGATTCAGATTGTTCTGAATGAGGAAGCAAAGAAGAAATCATTATGAGTAAATTACCAAGCTGGTTGACCAATCTTTAACAAAGTTTGCGTTTTCGATTTGCATTGCGTGTTGCTGCTGTCCAAAATGTTCctatcaaccaaaaaaaaaaaagtttttgaatTTTCCTTTTCTGCAAATAAAGTGAAGTTGAAAAGGTTTCTAAAACAAAGGATTACTTTATGCGCACGCAACTGATCAAGGGATTGCCTGATCGAGATTTCGAGCTGTCCCAAGTCTTCAACGTTGTTTATCTTATCAGGCTCTGTCCAATAACTGCAGAACATTACACAAACAAGTATGAAAACAACGTAGGAACATCAACTTCAgaaatatcttctttttttttaccgtAATCTTCCATGTATTTCAGAAATTCGATCTTGCAGAATCCTTGCTCGAGTACTCAAGTCCTGAAACAAATACGGTTTTAGAAAAATTCTAGGCTTTGGCAAAATCTCATAAACGgtagaaaaagagaaaaaaaaaatagagtcttataatgaataatacCTCGGTTGTTGGATTACTGGAACCATAGAAAGAAAAagcaaacaaaacaaagagaagaaagttaaaaaaaaatcatgttagagATTATGAAGCTAAtgattttgttaatgaaatgtTTATTTCTCCTACTCACCTAGAGGATATAAAATCTCGTATATTTACATGGTGATCCAacttttggaaagttttcttCAAGGTCTGAGCTTTCAAAAGACAAAACAATTTGAATCAGggaccaaacaaacaaacaagcttctcagaatcaaaatcaaattaaGAGTTTTGTTTTGATTGTGTGAAACAACTTACTTCAAGACCCTCGATCTTCCTGTATTCAAAACCAAACAAGTGAACAAAGCGGAAAGAAACATATCGAAAAGAATCTCAAAAAGAATCAGCCAAACCTTTTTGCTCTTTCCTCCGGTGTTACTTGAGAAAACTTTGCAATCACCTCTTCAATGCTActgaaacaataataaaaaaaaacccacAGCAAATCAGAACACAAACCCAATAGAGACATTATGTTCTAGAGAACAATCAGTTACCTTCGTTGAGCGCAACATAAGGAAGGTTTACCAGTAGGAGAGAACATAAGAAGAACAAGATCAATGTCGCAAAGAACAGAAAGCTCGCTAGCCTTTTTCAAGATCCCATTTTTCCTTTTAGCAAACGTGGCTTGGCGCCCTGCTGTGTTCTCTAACTTCTTTATCTTCAATTTCACCCTTCCCATCCTGTTccaaccaaaacaaaacaaaacacacacacattcaACGAATCACCCAATTggacaaagaagaaaaaaaatgcgacctttagaaacgttttggaaaACCCTAATCGGGAATCTGAATGGGCGAGGAAAAAGGAAAGGGGAAAGTTACCTAAAGAAGCAAATTTAAACGCCAAGCGGATACTAACCATGAGGGGAGGTATTAAAAGGGAGCTctttagagaagaagaagaaggagaagaaaaaaaagaaggaagaatGAAAAGCAGAGGTagaaagagagacagagaagAAGACGAATGCGGTTTACATGAGACTCCGTAAATTAAGGCTCTTCTGATAGAGCTCCTTGAGAATAGGGATCCCATTGGACAAACAAGAAGACGAACACAGAGATTGAttattaatcaatttttttaaaaaaactctaTTACCATTTTACCCTTAACCCAGCGTTTATCTACTCCAGCTGGATCTGAGCATTTAGGGTATCGATCGGTTCGGTTATTTCGAGCTTCAGATAGTTCAAGTAAAGCTACATGATCCATTATTCTATTTACTATTTGATCTATTTTTGGTTTagttcggttcggatagtttCGGGTTCAGTTCGGTTCAGATAGAAAAACTAGGATCCGGAAAGTATCCAGAAAATATTTGGTTATCATTTAGTTTTAGTTCGTTCCGGTAGCTCGAGTAATTCAGATAAATATCAGTTATTTAaggtaaaatatcaaataattaggaTGATTTAGACAAGAATTTTGAATATTTCGGATTACTTTAGatatttcagatattttataataatttagttttttttttttggacaacataataataataataataatttagttatcaccaattatttttagataattttaacagatttttaaattgaaaaatatatatttagttatattatatgtatataaaattaatatttttatatattcgggTACCTGTTCGATTCTCAGCTCAGTTATTTcagatataaaaaatatatgaccCGTTCGGGTACATTTTACCCTTTATCCTAGTTTATCTACTAAGCTTCTAGAAggaataaattaaaaatctcTAGAGCACAACGACGTCGTTTCGAAATGTTATCTATCGTTATTACCATTTTACCCTTACTCCATCGTTTATCCACTCAGCTCTAACTGCAAAAAAATTGAACCTTTTTCGCTGATGATGTTTGCACGGTGCTGTCTTCTCCCGCCGCCGTTTATCTCCGCCGTGAGAACCCGATGTTTCGCCGGAGAAACTTCCGACACCGGCCTTCTCTTCCGAGAAAAGCTCATCTACCTCCAGGACCTCAACGTCGACCCTCACAAAGCCCTCCGAGTAAACCCCTCTCTCCGCGCCGCCCCAATCTCCACCGTCGTCTCCGTCGAAACCCTCCTCTCCTCAACCGGTCTCTCGAGACCCGCCGTCGGCCGGATCCTCGACATGTTCCCCGATCTGCTAACCTCCGACCCCGAATCCGACATCTTACCCGTGCTTCGCTTCTTATCCGACGAGATCTACCTCTCCGACGAAGACATCCCGAAGTCGATAACCCGCTGCCCTCGCCTCCTCATCTCCTCCGTGGACTTCCAGCTCCGTCCCGCCTTGGCCTTCCTCAAAACCCTAGGCTTCGTGGGGCGCGACACTGTTACCTCGCGGAACACTGTTTTGCTGGTTTCGAGCGTGGAGCGAACTCTAATCCCTAAAATCGAGTTTCTTGAGGAAGGGTTGGGGTTTACGAGGGATGAGGTGGCGAAGATGGTGGTGAGGTCTCCGGCGTTGTTGACGTACAGCGTGGAGAACAATTTGGCTCCGAAAGTTGAGTTCTTTATGGAGGAGATGCGTGGAGATGTCAAGGAGCTGAAGAGGTTTCCTCAGTACTTTTCTTTTAGCTTGGAGAGGAAGATTAAGCCGAGGCATAGGTTGCTTAAGGAGCACGGGATCTTGATGCCCTTGTCGGAGATGTTGAAGGTTAGTGATGGGCAGTTTAACCTTTGGCTTGTGGAGCTTCGTCTTAGGTCTGTTGAAAGGAGATTGTAAAAGGGTTTCgttctttgtgtgtgtgttgagCTTGTTTTGTGTTCTCTTTTGCACTTTGAGACACTTCACTTGAGCTAGTATTGACTTAGGGAAATGTTTAGTGAGATCATGGAGGAATGTATTTGAGAACTATGTTGTAGTTGTCTACGGATGTTGGAAGATGTGTACAAACTCAAGTGCAGAACTCTATATTAAGCTTTTTATGCTCTCTTTACTGAGATTTTGAGTGTTGAATTGCAAAAGTTTTGGACTTGAGATATTATTACATGACGCTTCACTTGAGCTTGTATAGAGTTTTTGTTACGAATATTAGATTGCGGAAATGTTTgggctacaaaaaaaaaattcatctctctatgagaaaaaaaagaaaagcaaaataCAATtacaaaatttggaaaaattCTCCTCTGAATGAGAATCACTAGAGTCGTCATCAATTACCACTTCTTTCACCTTTAAAGATGCAACTCGTATCTGCATTGAGGACACGTGGAGTTAATCATCAAACACTTCTTTACACACCGGAAGTGATATTTGTGCTCACATGGCAACTCTGCTGCCATCTCACCATCCGACCATTCCTCTAAACATATGGAACACTCTCCTTCGTTCTCCGAGATCACTACTCGTGGCAATGTCTCCACCGTCCATCTCGAGGCTGGCCTCCTCCCATGTACAGTGGACGTAAATGTTGATGCTAGCACAATTCTGTTGCTCGATACTCGCACCCTTCTCGTCAATGTCTGCACATAGGTAATCAATGATGAGACTGGTACTGTTCTTGGTGTTGACGTCTGCACATTACTCTCCAATCTCGACGCTGGTGAGGTCCTTGGTGTCGATGTCTGTACATTCCTCGTTAGTCCTGAAGCTGGTGCAGTCCTTGGTGTCGATATCTGTATATTCCTCAGTCCTGACGATCGATGTCTGCACATTCCTTGTCTGTATCGAGGCTGGTGCGGTCCTTGGTGTGATTGATGCTGGTACGGTCCTTGGTGTCGACGTTTGCACATCACCAGCCAATCTTGTCGCTGGAACGGTCCTTGGTGTCAACGTCTGCACATCACTAGCCAATCTCAACACTGGTGGCGGTCCTTGGTGTCGCGTCTGCACATCACTAGCCAATCTCGACGCTGGTGCGGTCCTTAATGTCGACGTCTGCACATTCCTATTCAATCTCGAAGCTGGTACGGTCCTTGGTGTCGATGTCTGCACATTCCTGGTTAATCTCGACACTGGTGTGGTCCTTGGTGTCGACGTCTGCACATTGCTCGTTGGTGTTAAAGCTGCTACGGTCCTTGTTGTTGACGTCTACACATTCATAGTCAATCTTGAGGCTGGTACGGTTCTTGGTGTCGACGTCTGCACATTACTAGTCAATCTCGACACTGTTGGGGTCCTTAATGTCGACGACTGCACATTCCTAGGCAATCTGAACCTTGGTGTTGACAAGGACATCTCTATATTCGATCCTCGTTAACGAGGTTAGCTAATCCCTCGATGGCAACGGCTCGAATCACCGTcaatgttgatgatgatggcattaTCATCGTTGTAGactattgtgttttttttttttgaagatataccgaatttataaaaatattatcggTAGATTCACTTTTAAAAGTAACTTAAAACCAGACAGTAGTCAACATAAAGACTTTCGAAAAATAAAACCACAATCCCAAAAATTGTTCAATATATGagttatattttcaatatttaatatttactaTAATCCAAAACTTTCCTAATAATCCAAATCATACCTTTCCTAATACTATAATCCAAAACTTTCCTAATCTAAAATCAACCATAGTTAATAGATGATTTTTGCTTACAATATATAAACGACGAAttccttatatactaaagcacaagtcacctAACAAATCAGAATTTGACATGTAGaaaatgttttaagaaaaaattgattaaaataaatttctcaTCAACCCCTAATTTTCAGCAACTTTATcctattttttctcaaaatatcaCATCCACGTTTATAGTTAAATGATCATGACTTCAAACTGTTTATTTTGCCTATATAAACTCTGATCTAATGATTTACTTTGTGCTTTCTTTTCCCTTATTTTTATCAATCTCCATTATCCATTTTCATATCTACGGTTAGGGTtcatgatctttttttttgcagcaaTTCAAAGCTTTTATTATTTATCACATGGATTAATATCTAGAAATCCATTATCGACAAGATTTTAGATCGATACAGTAGAATTATGGCAAGATACGTGTACATTGATTTTGAAGAGATTCTATTTTTGACTATTAcaataacttagaaactttctCAATCTAATGATTTACAGACTCTTGAAGCAATAGTTTTGAGAGATGTGAAGGagcataataaaaaaaaatttcgtgGAAAGCCATGACTACACTCACACGCAGCGAATTTTCAGTCAGTCAAAGGGGACAAATGGAAGCATCAGGTTTTGGCATGACAGAAAAGGTTTTACCTATTTTTTACTCCTTAATATTGTTGCTTAATTAATGTTTCTTTTGTTGAATCAATTACTTTTCAGCAATCACCACTTCAATTGAGTTCGACCATAAAACTACAACGGATGTATCATGGAGCTTTTTCTTTTCGGAATACAAAGGTGAATTtactttaattaatatttattgtaGCTGGAATTTAATCATTTATTGCTGGACAATTCATTGTAGCTCAGTAAAAATCAAAGAAATgttgtaattttaattttataaattcaacaaactattaaaataaatattacggGTTAATTATGTTCAAATGTTtgctttataaaaatatatgttaggtaaattaacataaaatgtCGGTGATCTCttattgaataataaatatttaaactacAAACATGtatcattttatattaatatgctAATTTTTTACCACTTCAATCTCTTTGTTTCCGTGCAGTTACTTCTAAAATTATGTGCCACTgttcatataatattttaaagtaatatttattttaattacaaTTATGTCAGcgatcaaataatttttaaaacagcAAATTAACCCATGCATAGCATGGGGGTAACACTAGTTAATCAATAAACAGAGAACAATCttggttttaataaatttttattacatcatcaattataaatttataataacgAAACCAATCTCCATGAACAAGATATCGATTCGATTCAATAGATTAAAGAAACTAGAAAACAGATTATTAGAAAGAAGGGAAGTTAATCTCATCTCCACATTTTCCACGAGGGAAAACCGGGCATTCGATTAAACCGGAACCGGACCGGTCAACACAGAGGTAGACTTGGTACAATTGGCTATTGCCAGACTCATCAGTGTTACATTGAATCCAAGGAGTGAAACCCGTTGACTCCTTGATCGAGTCTCTGATGCTCTCTATACTGTAAGATTTTCCATCCGGATTGATTCCTATATGTATTACACCAAAAATAATTAGATCATTAGACATAACCGGGTTTAAAACGATTCAAGACATAAAGAGGGAATTATATTCAAGCGTACCGGCTTTGGTTAGAGCTCCAAGAAGATCGGCTTTCTGCTTAAGGTTAAGAGCGGTTTGGAAATACTCGTGTTGGTCTATAACCGATTCGGAGCAAGTACCATGTTTCTCCCATTCGTGTTCCCAAAAAGTCTCGCCTGAGCCGCTGGGGCAAGCTAGTGTCGGCCAGCTCTTCTGCATTGAGCTGATCAGATCCGATATCTGtaccaaaccaaatcaaaagaCCCGTGTGTTGAGAATTTAAACCGGTTCTCAACTACAATCGAACCGGATCACTCAAAATTAAGTGTAGATATGAACTCAAGATGTTATTACCGAAGAAGAATCGAATGGTTTAGTGTTGTCACAGTTAGAAGGATAAGTTCCATCTTTGTAATTAGGCCAAAGACCGTGAATTCCAAAATCAGCAGCTGGTTTGCCAGAAGTTGGAAAGCAACAACTCCTCTGTGTGTCACAGTATGATCCTGGCCACTTTATAATCATACAATAATAttagaaaatgttttaaaaacgactataaacAATATTGATTAGAGGATGATTAATAACGGTTTAGTTACTTGTTGGACGAAGTAGAAGAAATCGAAATCTTCAGAGGAAGAAGCAGCGAAGATCGAAGGCAAGATGAGGAGAAGACTGATCAAACACAGTGATGCATGAAGAAGCTTCATTTTCAATAAGATTGATTGTAGTTTTGGAGATTTGAGTTTGTAAGATTGAGATAGTTATTGATGAATATATATAGGGGAACAAAATCAGAGGAATGTGAAAAGAGATATCTCTTTCCTTGTATGTGTTTTAGTTTAATGACAGTTACATCAAACGAATCTGGGCGTATATCCCTTTTATGTGAAATTAAATGGATGTATATTTACGAgattttgtttctgtttttccTTAAAACTCTGAACAACGACATGAGATTACGTGTGGACATGGTGTGTGGTTTTTAATTTGAAGTCGTAACGTTCCCACTTGTTGGATAGATACAAGGTACTTGAAGGTTCTGTTCGTATATATCCTCGTAACTGGccaattattttcttaatcccatttatattttatctaatcttttttttttgtaacatatttTATCTAATCTAATGATTAATAATTTTACTATGGTTTTATAAAAGGTTATAAAATAGAAGTTCCTTTTGAtgaaaaatagagagagaagCGATGAAGAATTCTGTTGATGCACGTAAAATAGGCTGAAGCACGTTTTCGATGatcttattctctttttttttacaggaTAATtcttatgattttaattttaatgcataattatCTAATGGCATGTATTTTCttggttttatttaaatattttttcaggtgagtaaaatataaacatcaaatttatcaaaaaaaatgtcAATGTCGTCATAGAGATTAACAAAGCAAATTCATATTGTTATTCATTGTGTGAACTTTGGTATATCCACCTACAAAAACATTAAAGGACAATGCATTTCATTTTCATGCCAAATTTTGTCAAGtgcttttatttttcaattgccaATAACAGTAAATATTATGTGTGTATGTATTTTAACTGATTTGGAACATAAGGAACTTATAAATTTTACttggtttattaattttaaaatcaaacaaatgaatttttatattaaacaatgtccatatttatttatttatatttttaaattaattaacattCATTACAAAaccaaatttataaataaaagtttaGAAAGAAATCCCACCGTATTTCAATCATTATTTGAAAATCATTCTAAAatgtgtttttaattaaaataataaatcataattcattaatacataatttaacttagatttttatatttcattaatGTCCAATAAGCGATGACCTCCACTAAAACTAGAAATGGATCTAGCatacttttaaaaaaagtaCAATAGACAGTtggaaagtgaaaaaaaaagaagaagaagaagaagattgcaACTTAGCTTCAAACACGGAATTCTATTGGTCTGGAGCTGCTGCCGACATTCTTGGCTCCAATGTAACAAGtgttttaaaagtagacgataGCTGAACTGTAACATTCCTTATTACTGATGTGATGTGCAATGTGTTAAGTTGATGATATTGTAGATCATCAAGTCAACGAATTATTTCATCTTTCATTACCTCtaaaaatgaaaaggaaaacataatataaagttgtaaaatatagataaccatttagcaaaactataatttattcACACACAAGAAGCAAAACACAGTTTTCGTGGGTCTATTGCTTACTAACTTGCTATTACCAAGCATCAGAGTCCAAAGGTAACTTGGACACTTTTTTTATTAGGACGTAATCTCCACGGATCTAAAACTACAccatgtaatattagtttcgtctTAGCGGTTATTCAAAATGGGGATTTCCGACACAGTGACCAAATGTCTTTTCCAGTTGAACTACTAACTTCTGGTAATTTGAACACTTTCACCATTGTATGTCTATTATGTACTGCATATCTCTGCAAAATACATGAATCGCCGAGCAATATGAATTTTTTCCAAGTTGATTCTACAATACATGTTTTAAATAACAAGTATTGTACCTTGTGTTGACAATGTGACAAATTAGATACTCACCTGGAGATAAGATTGCTTGAATCAACAAAAATATTGTTCTTTGTGTGGATAAGGTCAACCAAAAATCCCCACAAGAACATTTACCATCTTCAAACTGATGAAGCCTTTGAACATCTGTAAGGACTTTCCTTATACCAAATATAAGAAAGAGCATTATGACAATCTCTACATAACCTAAGATtcttaacaacccaaaacatcGTCCCAGGAGGAGTGTTCGATAATCCAAACGCAATATCATTTAATGCTCTGTGAAGCTTAGTCGATATAGACTTTACACCATCCACTGAGAAAAACTCATGTGAAGCTTCAGATCTCATTCTCTCATTTTCACATACTTACAGAACCCGAGTTTCTTAGTCTAATCATGTATCCATTACCCTAAATCTAACGATCCTAGTAAGCCA
This genomic window contains:
- the LOC103875450 gene encoding agamous-like MADS-box protein AGL30 isoform X2; translated protein: MGRVKLKIKKLENTAGRQATFAKRKNGILKKASELSVLCDIDLVLLMFSPTGKPSLCCAQRSSIEEVIAKFSQVTPEERAKRKIEGLETLKKTFQKLDHHVNIRDFISSSNPTTEDLSTRARILQDRISEIHGRLRYWTEPDKINNVEDLGQLEISIRQSLDQLRAHKEHFGQQQHAMQIENANFVKDWSTSLLQDGIQIPLEQQLQSMPWILNTNTTNIVTEEHNSIPQREVECSASSSFGSYPGYFGTGKSPEITISGQETSFLDELTNGHLKPQTITQQQFTDNSVIPYIPSLQNDLNHHQTLPLPLPHPPPVFNFPMNQREYHMNGFFEAPPPGSSAYNNTANQARFGSNSSSLPCSISMLDEYLFSQIQQEEKGSAEFLSWFQEEAKPVV
- the LOC103875450 gene encoding agamous-like MADS-box protein AGL30 isoform X3, translating into MGRVKLKIKKLENTAGRQATFAKRKNGILKKASELSVLCDIDLVLLMFSPTGKPSLCCAQRSIEEVIAKFSQVTPEERAKRKIEGLETLKKTFQKLDHHVNIRDFISSSNPTTEDLSTRARILQDRISEIHGRLRYWTEPDKINNVEDLGQLEISIRQSLDQLRAHKEHFGQQQHAMQIENANFVKDWSTSLLQDGIQIPLEQQLQSMPWILNTNTTNIVTEEHNSIPQREVECSASSSFGSYPGYFGTGKSPEITISGQETSFLDELTNGHLKPQTITQQQFTDNSVIPYIPSLQNDLNHHQTLPLPLPHPPPVFNFPMNQREYHMNGFFEAPPPGSSAYNNTANQARFGSNSSSLPCSISMLDEYLFSQIQQEEKGSAEFLSWFQEEAKPVV
- the LOC103875450 gene encoding agamous-like MADS-box protein AGL30 isoform X1, whose amino-acid sequence is MGRVKLKIKKLENTAGRQATFAKRKNGILKKASELSVLCDIDLVLLMFSPTGKPSLCCAQRSSIEEVIAKFSQVTPEERAKRKIEGLETLKKTFQKLDHHVNIRDFISSSNPTTEDLSTRARILQDRISEIHGRLRYWTEPDKINNVEDLGQLEISIRQSLDQLRAHKEHFGQQQHAMQIENANFVKDWSTSLLQDGIQIPLEQQLQSMPWILNTNTTNIVTEEHNSIPQREVECSASSSFGSYPGYFGTGKSPEITISGQETSFLDELTNGHLKPQTITQQQFTDNSVIPYIPSLQNDLNHHQTLPLPLPHPPPVFNFPMNQREYHMNGFFEAPPPGSSAYNNTANQARFGSNSSSLPCSISMLDEYLFSQIQQEEKGSAEFLSWFQEEAKPVV
- the LOC103875452 gene encoding ribonuclease 1; amino-acid sequence: MKLLHASLCLISLLLILPSIFAASSSEDFDFFYFVQQWPGSYCDTQRSCCFPTSGKPAADFGIHGLWPNYKDGTYPSNCDNTKPFDSSSISDLISSMQKSWPTLACPSGSGETFWEHEWEKHGTCSESVIDQHEYFQTALNLKQKADLLGALTKAGINPDGKSYSIESIRDSIKESTGFTPWIQCNTDESGNSQLYQVYLCVDRSGSGLIECPVFPRGKCGDEINFPSF
- the LOC103875450 gene encoding agamous-like MADS-box protein AGL30 isoform X5; translation: MGRVKLKIKKLENTAGRQATFAKRKNGILKKASELSVLCDIDLVLLMFSPTGKPSLCCAQRSSIEEVIAKFSQVTPEERAKRKIEGLETLKKTFQKLDHHVNIRDFISSSNPTTEDLSTRARILQDRISEIHGRLRYWTEPDKINNVEDLGQLEISIRQSLDQLRAHKEHFGQQQHAMQIENANFVKDWSTSLLQDGIQIPLEQQLQSMPWILNTNTTNIVTEEHNSIPQREVECSASSSFGSYPGYFGTGKSPEITISGQETSFLDELTNGHLKPQTITQQQFTDNSVIPYIPSLQNDLNHHQTLPLPLPHPPPVFNFPMNQREYHMNGFFEAPPPGSSAYNNTANQARFGSNSSSLPCSISMLDEYLFSQMQQPN
- the LOC103875450 gene encoding agamous-like MADS-box protein AGL30 isoform X4 yields the protein MGRVKLKIKKLENTAGRQATFAKRKNGILKKASELSVLCDIDLVLLMFSPTGKPSLCCAQRSIEEVIAKFSQVTPEERAKRKIEGLETLKKTFQKLDHHVNIRDFISSSNPTTEDLSTRARILQDRISEIHGRLRYWTEPDKINNVEDLGQLEISIRQSLDQLRAHKEHFGQQQHAMQIENANFVKDWSTSLLQDGIQIPLEQQLQSMPWILNTNTTNIVTEEHNSIPQREVECSASSSFGSYPGYFGTGKSPEITISGQETSFLDELTNGHLKPQTITQQQFTDNSVIPYIPSLQNDLNHHQTLPLPLPHPPPVFNFPMNQREYHMNGFFEAPPPGSSAYNNTANQARFGSNSSSLPCSISMLDEYLFSQIQQEEKGSAEFLSWFQEEAKPVV
- the LOC103875451 gene encoding transcription termination factor MTEF1, chloroplastic translates to MMFARCCLLPPPFISAVRTRCFAGETSDTGLLFREKLIYLQDLNVDPHKALRVNPSLRAAPISTVVSVETLLSSTGLSRPAVGRILDMFPDLLTSDPESDILPVLRFLSDEIYLSDEDIPKSITRCPRLLISSVDFQLRPALAFLKTLGFVGRDTVTSRNTVLLVSSVERTLIPKIEFLEEGLGFTRDEVAKMVVRSPALLTYSVENNLAPKVEFFMEEMRGDVKELKRFPQYFSFSLERKIKPRHRLLKEHGILMPLSEMLKVSDGQFNLWLVELRLRSVERRL